The nucleotide sequence AACCGCTGCACCCGCCACGACGTGTGGTTGGACGCCCCGATCCGGTCGGCGATGCCGCGCTCGACGAGCCCGCCGAACACCTCGGCCGTCGCGGCCGGATCGGCATCCCGGTCGTCGGTGTGCGCCCAGTAGAGGTCGACGCGTTCGGTCCCGAGCCGGCGCAGGCTGCCTGCGGCGGCCTCGGTCACGGTGGCCGGGCCGAGCCCGCCACGGACGCCGGTCTTGGTGGAGATCCGCACCCGGTCACGCACGCCGGGGCGCGCGGCGAGCCAGGATCCGATGACCCGCTCGCTCTGGCCGCCGTCACCGGACGGGTCGTTCCAGAACGCGTAGACGTCGGCCGTGTCGATCCACTCGCCGCCGCGCTCGACGAACCGGTCGAGCAGGTCGAACGCCGTGCCGGTGTCGACGCGGGTGCCGAAGTTCATCGCGCCGAGGACGATCTGCGGGGTGCTCATGCGGCAAGCATCCGGCCTGGAGCGCGCTCCAGGTCAAGCGACCGTGCCGGCACGGCCACCTCGCCCGGCCCCCACACACGCCGGTGGGCCCGGACCGTGCCGGTCCGGGCCCACCGGGTGCAACCCGTGATCAGGGAATGACGACCGGGCCGGTCGTCGGGGCCGGGTCGTCGGCCCAGCGGTGCCCGCTCTCGCGCGGAGTGACGCCCTCCTCCGCCCACGCGGCCAGCAGCGAGGCGACCTTGGCGTGCATCACGCTGCGGAGCCGGTCGAACGAGTTCTGCGGCTGGTCGTCGACCTCGCCGAGCAGCATCCACCACGCCCAGACGGCCGCACCGGCGTTCGCGACGAAGTCCGGCAGCACCGGGACGCCGCGAGCGGCGAGCATGGCCTCGGCCTCCGGGGTGGTCGCGGCGTTCGCGGCCTCCACGACGACCCGCGCACGGACGTCGAACGAGTTGTCCGGGGTGATCGCGTACGAGATCGCGGCCGGCACCAGGATGTCCACCTCGGAGGAGAGGATCGCGTTGCGCGGCAGCTCCTCGACCCCCGCGGGCAGCCGGGTGCGGTCGATCTCGCCGTAGCCGTCCCGCAGGTCCAGCAGCGCGGGGACGTCGAGCCCGTCGGCGCAGTGCAGGGTGCCCGCGGCGTCGGCCACCGTGGTGACCTTCACACCGGCCTCGTGCAGGTAGTAGGCGGCCGCGCCGCCCATCGTGCCGACGCCCTGGATCGCGACCGTGGTCTCGGCGGGGACCTGGCCCCAGGAGACCGCGGCGGCCAGGCAGGCGTGCGCGACACCGTAGCCGCCGATCACGTCACCGAGCTCGAAACCGCCCTCGACCTTCGCGGAGAGGCCCTTGCGGACCCGCTGCAGGGTGGCCTCCGGGTCGTCGGCACGGCTGATCGCGGCGTGGTAGCTCTGGCCGAGGCCGAGCCGGCCGAAGACCTCGTCGATCAGGTGCTGCGGAACGCCCAGGTCCTCAGCGGTGACCCAGTGCCGGTCGATCCACGGGCGCATGGCCTCGCAGAACCGCTCCAGCACCTCGACGGCGCGCGGGTCCTTCGGGTCGAAGTCGATGCCGCCCTTCGCTCCGCCGACGGGCAGGTCGAAGGTCGCGGTCTTGTTGGCCATCCCGCGGGCCAGATCCTCGACCTCGCTCAGCGTGCAGCCGGCGCGCATCCGGGTGCCTCCGGTGGCCAGACCGCCGCGCAGGGTGTGCACCACCAGGTAGCCGACCGCACCGGTGATCGAGTCGTTCCACTGCAGGCGCATGTACGGCTCGGAGCGGCGGACGGCCGGGGCGACGGGCGTGGCGCCGATACCGGGGACGGCCGGGGCGGTCTGCGCCGCCACCTGCTGGGCGGTGCTGCCGGCGGGGTTCTGCATCGTGGTCATGGCGACCCACCTCCTCGTGCTCGTGCCGGTCGCCTGGCCTGGGGCCACGCCGGTCGCGTCTTAGCCTGTTGCGGACCTCGTCGTCCCCCCGGTCCATGGCTGATCGACCGGTGACCCCAGCGTGCGGCCGGACCTGCCACCGCGTCCATTTACGGATCATTCACGGCGGTGTTCACCGTTCCTGCACAACGCCTAGGCTCCGGTTCATGGACCTGTCGCTGCCCCGCCTCCGGATGCTGCGTGAGCTGCACCGACGCGGAACGATCACCGCGGCCGCGACGGCTATGCACTACACCGCGTCGGCGGTGTCCCAGCAGCTCGCCCAGCTCGAACGCGACGTCGGTGCCCGCTTGTTCGAACGGCGTGGTCGCCGCGTGCAACTGACCGACCTCGGAGTGTTGCTGGCCGAGCACGCCGAGGGGATTCTCGCCGCGGTGGAACGCGCGACCCAGGCCATCGAGGAGGCCGGGGAGTCGGTCTCGGCGAAGGTCACGGCCGGGGTGTGGGCGTCGGTGGCGTCCGGGCTGCTACCCGACGCACTGACCGCGCTGGCCCGTACGCATCCGGGGGTGGTGGTCCGCAGCCGCGAGCTGGCCCCCGAGGAGACGGCGGCCGCGGTCCGCGACGGCGAACTCGACCTGTCGTTCGTCATCGACTACTCCAACTACCCGATGACCTGGGACCGCAGCCTGGAACGCGCGGTGATCGCCGTCGAGCGGCTCTACGCCGCGGTCCCCGCCGGTGCGGTGCCCGCCGCGAGCGTCACGATGGCCGAGCTCGCCGAGCACCCGTGGATCATGTCCCCGGCCCGCTCGCACTTCGGGCACGCCGCGCGGCTCGCCTGCCAGGCGGCCGGGTACGTCCCGCGGATCGACCACGAGGTGGAGGAGCAGGCCACCGCGATGGCGATGGTCTCGGCCGGGCTGGGCGTGACGCTCGTGTCCGACCTGGGCCTGGCGCTGCGGCCCCCCGGGGTCGACGTGGTGGCCCTCGGCGACGCCCTCACCCGGACCGTGTCGCTGGCCTACCGTACGAACTCCGGGCGCCGGGCGGCGCTGCTGCTGGTCGTCGACGCGATCCGCACGGCGGCGGCGCAGATGGGTCTGGGTGCCGACACCGCGCTCCCCGCGCCGACCCCACCCTCGACGCCCGTCCCCGCGCCGACGGAACAGCCCGCCGACCCGCCATCGGACACCACCCAGCACGCCACCCAGCACTCCACCGGGGACGCCGCGCCGCCGAACCAGCGCACCGGCGCCGTACCCGCGGCCACGACCGCGCCTGCCCCCGAGACGCTCGGGTCGAACACCGAGCGGCTCGGGCTGACCTGACCGGGCCCGCCCCGTCCGGAACCGCTCAGCCGGCGCGCATCGGCACGCCGGAGAATTCATCCGAACCAGCAGGGCCCGCATTCTCGAAGAACAGGTGTGACCACCGACGAGCGGGCCCCGGTAAAAGCGAGCACCGTTCTGTCGCGGTCGGTGGCGATCATGGTGGAACTGCTCGCCATCATCGCCGCGGTGGCCTCCGGCCATCTGGTCGCGGGGCTGCTCGCACCGGCGTCGTCACCGTTCGTCGCGGTCGGCGACGCCGTCGTGCGGCTCTCCCCGCAGCCGGTGGTCGAGTTCGCGAAATCCGCGTTCGGCACGGCCGACAAGCCGGTGCTCCTCGCCGGGACCGCGGTGCTGCTGATGCTCGCCGGGGCGGCGGCGGGCCTCGCCGCCCGGCACCGGCCACTGCCCGGCACCCTCGCGGTGGTACTGCTGGGCGTCGTCTCGACGGTGGCCGTGCTCGCCGGGCCCGCCGCCCGGCCGTCGGACGTGTTCGCACCGCTCACCGCGCTGGTCGTCGGGCTGCTCACCCAACTCGGCCTGCACCACCTCGCGAGGTCGGCGGCCGCGGCCCGGCACAGCGCGCCCGGAGCCGCCGGCGCAACCGGTCCCGCCGGTCCCCCCGGTCCGGCCGATCCTGCCGGCCCGATCTCGTCCGGCGACGGACCGGCCGCGACCCCGGTCCGCCGCCGGACGGTACTCGCCGGTGCCTCGGCAGCTGTCGCGGTGGGGTCGCTGGTCGCCGGTGGTGCCGGCGTCGCGCTGGCCGCCTCCGGGCGCGGCATCGCCGAGTCCCGGGCCACCGTGACCCGGCGGCTGGCGATGGCCCGGCTCACCGAGCGTGCGCCGGCGATCCCGGAGTCCGCGGGATTCGCCCGGTTCGGCACGGTCCCGTTCGTCACCTCGAACGCGGACTTCTACCGGATCGACGTCGCCCTGCAGATCCCCGCCGTGCGCGCCGAGGACTGGAGCCTGCGCATCCACGGCCGGGTCGATCGCGAGATCACCCTCAACTTCGACGACCTGATGGCCCGTCCGCTGGTCGAGCGGACGATCACGATGACCTGTGTCTCCAACACCGTCGGCGGCAACCTGGTGTCCACCGCGAACTTCGTGGGTGTCGACCTGGCGCCGCTGCTGCTGGAGGCCGGCGTCGATCCGGCGGCCGATCAGATCGTCTCCACCAGCCGCGACGGCTGGACCGCCGGCACCCCGACCGCGACCGTCCTCGAGCCGGGCCGCGGCGCGATCCTCGCGCTGGGCATGAACGGCGAGTCGTTGCCCGTCGAGCACGGGTTCCCGGTGCGGATGGTGGTGCCAGGTCTCTACGGGTACGTCTCGGCGACGAAGTGGCTGGCCGAGATCGAGCTGACCACGTTCGCCGACCGCACCGTCTACTGGCGCGACCGCGGCTGGGGTGAGCGGGCACCGATCAAGACCCAGTGCCGGATCGACGCCCCGACCGGGTTCTCCGAGCAGCCGGCCGGACGGGTCCGGGTCGCCGGAGTCGCCTGGGCGCAGCCGGTGGGGATCGCGCAGGTCGAGGTCCGGGCCGACGGCGGGCCGTGGGTACGGGCCGAACTGGCCACCGAGGTCAATCCGAACACCTGGCGGATGTGGACGGCCGAGCTCGATCTCGAACCGGGCAGCCACACCCTCACCGCACGTGCCACCGACCGGCGCGGCCTGACCCAGACCGAGGAGCGCGTCGATCCGATCCCGGACGGTGCGACGGGTCAGCCGCAGGTGATCCTCACCGTCGCCTGAGCCCGCGACGCGTCGTTCCCGGGCACCGCCCTGGCATTTTCCGGAAAACCCGGAATCTTCTCGAAAAAAAACTCCATCCGTCCGAACCGGACAGCCGGCTCGACACGAACAACATCTCGACACCGGAAAAAATAACTACAGCATTCTTCGCCCGGCATCATCTCGAAAGGAAATCACAATGCGCGCATCTCGCACCATGGCCACCGTCGGACTCCTGGCGGCCCTCTCCCTCGGCCTCACCGCCTGTGGCGGCATGGGCGGCGACGAGCCGGCCGAGCCGGCCGCCTCCGCCCCGCCGGCGATGTCGTCGGCCCCGGCCGAGCCGGCCGCCGCCGACGGTGTCACCACCAACGACGACGTGTTCGGCCCGGCCTGCGGCCAGCTTCCGCAGGGCGACGAGCCCGGCTCGCTGAACGCGATGGGCCCGCAGCCGGTCGCCACCGCCGCGGGCAGCAACCCGCTGCTCAGCACCCTGGTGACCGCGGTCGGCGAGGTGCCCGGCCTGGCCGACACGCTGAACCAGCAGGAGGCCATCACCGTGTTCGCCCCGGCGAACCCGGCCTTCGAGGCGGTCCAGGAGCAGCTCGGTGAGGAGCAGTTCAACGCGCTGCTCGCCGACACCGAGCAGCTGCAGGGCCTGCTCTCCTACCACGTGACGCCGGAGCGTCTGGACGCCGAGGGCATCGTCGAGAAGGGCACGCTGACCGAGCTCGCCGGCGGCGACCTGACCATCGGCGGCACCGCTGACGCCCCGACCGTGACCGACGGCCAGGGCAACACCGCCGCCGTGCTCTGCGGCAACATCCCGACCTCGAACGCGACCGTGTTCGTGATCGACAAGGTGCTCATGCCCGCCAGCTGATCACCGGGTACACGGGGCGGGACCACGGGAATCTCCCGGGTCCCGCCCCGTCCTGTTGGAGGGCCCGGCGCGACGACCACGACTGATAGACACGTGGCGATATCCCCACACGAGAAGCAAGGGAGCTCCATCGTGGCCTTTCCGGGACTGCAGCACGTCGCGCTGACCGTCAGTGATCTCGATCGCAGCACCCGCTGGTACGCGGCGCTGTTCGGCACCGAGCCCGTCCTCGACGAGGACGAGGAGGGTGGCCGGTTCCACCACACCGTCTTCGCGCTGGACGGCGGCATGCTGTTCGGGCTGCACACCCACCAGGGCCGGGAGTCCGGCGAACCGTTCGACGAGCAGCGCACCGGCCTCGATCACGTCGGGTTCGCGGTCGGCTCGCACGCGGAGCTGGAGCGGTGGGCGCAGCGCCTGACCGAGCTCGGGATCGGCCACGACGGGATCAAGCGGGCGCACTACGGCAGCGGTATCTCGTTCCGCGATCCGGACAACATCGCACTGGAGTTCTTCACCGGACCGGACAGCTGATCATTCCCCGGACTCCGGCCGGCCGCTCGTGCCGCCGGTGCTGCCGATCGAAGAGTCCACCGGTCCGCGCCTTGCGTGCGGGGACCGGACGCGGTCGAATCATGCGGTGATGCGCACCCGGCTCGAGCCGTTCTGGCCCAGCCGCCGGGTCGTGCAGTTCGACGAGTTCTGTCGGTGGGCCGCGTAGCGACCCTCCGCACACCACGTGCCGGTGGGTCGCCGCGTGGCCGTCCCGTGCGTTTCCGCGCGGGTTCGACGCCCGCGCTCCCCCACTGCACAGGAGCACCCGTGTCCGTCACCGACGAACTGCTCGAGAACAACGCCCGCTATGCCGAGTCCTTCTCCGGCCCGTTCCCGCTGCCGCCGTCCCGCAAGCTCGCCGTGGTCGCCTGCATGGACGCCCGGATCGACGTCTATCGCGTCCTCGGTCTGCAGGAGGGCGAGTCGCACGTCATCCGCAACGCCGGCGGTGTGGTCACCGACGACGAGATCCGCTCGCTGGCGATCAGCCAGCGGCTCCTCGGGACCGAGGAGATCATCCTGATCCACCACACCGACTGCGGGATGCTGACCTTCACCGACGACGCCTTCAGGGCGTCGATCCAGGACGAGATCGGTATCAAGCCGGAGTGGGCCCCGGAGTCGTTCCGTGACCTCGGCGCCGATGTGCGGCAGTCGATCGCCCGCATCAAGGCGAACCCGTTCGTACCGAAGAAGGACTCGATCCGCGGGTTCGTGTTCGACGTCGCGACCGGCAAGCTCGACGAGGTCGGGTAGCCGCACCGGACATCGAGGGCCCGGCACCGGGAATGCGCGCCCGGTGCCGGGCCCTCGATGTCGGCCCTCGATGTCGGTCAGGCCGACCGCGGGATGCGGCGCAGCGCGTTGCGCGCCACCGCCAGCTGCTGGGCCACCTCGGCGGTGATCAGCTCGGCGTGCAGCGTGTCGGCGTCGTCGTGGGCCAGCGCCCGGTGCCGCCGGACGAGGGCCTCCAGGCCGTCGAGCAGCTGGGCACCGGGATCCACGGCGCGGGATCGGGTGGTGTGGTCGGTCGGAAGGGCACGGACGGGTGTGCTCACGGCGGTCTCCTGGGCTCTGCGGTGCGGTCGGGATGCGGTCGTCCGGCCGGGGCGACAGAGCGTGGTGTGGGTGCGACCGAAGTCGACGAACCGGCGCCGCGACGTGACGGTGCGGCTCACCGGGCAGATCACCGGACGGCTCACCGGGCGACCTCCGCCCGGCGGCCGGCGATCGCGGCCAGCAGCTCCCGGGTGTAGTCGTCGCGGGGGTCGTCGAACAGTTCGGCGGTCGGCCGCAGCTCGCGCAGCACCCCGTCCCGCAGCACCCCGGTGCGGTGCGCGACCCGGCGTACGACGGCCAGGTCGTGCGAGATGAACAGATAGGCCAGCCCGTCACGTTCCTGCAGCTCGGCGAGCAGCTCCAGGACCTGGGCCTGCACCGACACGTCCAGCGCCGACACCGGCTCGTCACAGACCACCAGGTCCGGCGACAGCGCCAGCGCCCTGGCGATCGCGACCCGCTGCCGCTGCCCACCGGACAACTCCGCGGGCCGGCGTTCGAGCAGCTCGGTGGGCAGCGCGACGCGGCCGATCAGCTCGGCCGCCCGGTCCGCCTGCTCGGCCGGGCTGCCCACGGAGAACGCCCGCAGCGGTTCGGTGACGATCTCGCGCACCCGCAACCGCGGGTCCAGCGAGGCGTACGGGTTCTGGTAGACCAGCTGGGCCCGGCGCCGCAGCCGCCGCCACGCCTCGCCGCGGACCCGGGTGACGTCCTCGCCGTCGATCAGGATCTCGCCCGATGTCGGGTCCTCGAGCCGCAGCAGCAGCCGCGCCGTCGTCGACTTGCCCGATCCGGACTCGCCGACCAGTGCGAGGGTCTCGCCGCGGGCGATACTGAACGACACCCCGTCCACCGCCCGGTGCGTGGGGCGCCGCCACTGCCCGCGCACCCGCGGCAGCGGAAACTCCTTCACCAGGTCCCGGACCTCCGCGATCGGGACCCCGGTGGGATCGACCGCGGGCCGCGGCGGCGGCGCGGTCACGGCCAGCCCGGGCGCCGCGGCCAGCAGCTCCCGGGTGTACTCCTCGGTCGCACCGGCCAGCAGCTCCGCCGCAGGCCCCTGCTCGACGATCAGCCCGTGCCGCATGACGACGATCCGGTCCGCCCGGTCGGCGGCCACCGCCAGATCGTGCGTGATCAGCAGCAGCGCGGTACCGGATCCGCGGCGCAGCGTGTCGAGATGGTCCAGGATCCGGCGGGCGACGGTCGCGTCCAGTGCGCTCGTCGGCTCGTCGGCGACGACCAGCGCCGGATCGGCGGCGATCGCGATCGCGATCAGCACCCGCTGGCGCATCCCGCCGGACAGCTCGTGCGGGTACTGCCCGGCGCGGGTCGCCGGATCGGTGAGCCCGGCCCGTTCCAGCAGCTCGACGGCCCGGGCGGCCGCCGAGCGCCGGTCGGCCAGGCCGTGCGTGCGCAACACCTCGGCGACCTGCTCGCCGACCCGCTGCACCGGGTTCAGGCCGACGCCCGGATCCTGCGGGACGAGGCCGATCCGGGCACCGCGCACGGCGCGGTACGCCTTCTCCGCCAGCCCGGTCAGCTCACCGGTGCCGGACAGCGCGATCGACCCGCCGGTGACCGAGCCGTTCTCCGGGAGCAGCCCGAGCACCGCCTGGGCCAGCGTCGACTTGCCGGACCCGGACTCGCCGACGATCGCGACGACCTCGCCCGGGGCCACGTCGAGATCGATCCCGCGCACGGCGTGCACCGGCCCCGCCGAACCGCGGTAGGTGATCTCCAGGTCGCGGACCGACAACAGCTGCCCGGTCATGCCGATCGCCTCCACTCGCCGTCCAGGGCCCGCGAGATCCGGTTCACCGACAGCACGGTCGCCGCGATCACCAGGCCGGGCATCGCGCACATCCACCAGGCGACGGCCAGGTAGTTGCGGCCGTCGGCGACCAACGAACCCCACTCCGACGCCGGTGGCGGCGCACCGTAGCCGAGGAACGACAGCGCCGAGATCGCAAGGATCGCCAGCCCGAACTCCAGCACGGCGAGCACCGCGACCGGTCCGGCCGCGTTCGGCAGCACGTGCCGCAGCAACGTCACGTGAGCGCGGGTGCCCACCGCCCGGGCGGCCTCCACGTAGAGCGAACGGCGCACCCGCAGCGTCTCGGCGCGCATCACCCTGGCGAAGCTCGCCACGCTGGCGATGCCGACCGCGATCGCCACCTTCACCGTGCCGAAGCCCAGCGCGGTGATCAGGGCCAGTGACAGCAGGATCGCCGGGATCGCGAGCAGCACGTCCACGACGCGCATCAGGATCTCGTCCACCCAGCCACCGGCGAACCCGGCGACCAGGCCGATCAGGCCACCGGCGATCAGCGCGACGGCCACCGCGATCACGGTCGCCTGCAACGACAGCGACGCCCCGTGCACGACCCGGGTCCACACGTCCCGGCCCAGGTGGTCGGTACCGAACCAGTGCCCGGGGCCGGGCGGGAGCATCCGGTCCGCGGTGTCGCCGATCGCCGGGTCCCCGGGGGCGAGCAGCCCCGGGACGACCGCGGCCGTCAGCACCAGCAGCACGATCGCGATCGCCGCGACCAGTCCGGGCCGGGCACGCAGGAACCGGCCGAACCGGGCGGGACCACCACCGTGCCGCCCGGCCCGGCCGGTTCCGCCGCGGCCGCCGGAGCCGGGGCGGGCCGCGGGATCGGGGGCGCCGCGTGCGGCGCGGTCCAGCAGCTCGGTCATGACGCACCTCCGTGCGGGAACGGGGTTGCCAGGCTCACCGGAGTCACCGGGCACCTGCGGTGACGGCGACCCTCGGATCGAGCAGCGGGTAGGCGAGATCGACGAGCAGGTTGACCACGACGAACGTCAGCGCGGCGAACAGCACGACGCCCTGCACGACCGGGATGTCCTGCACCCCGACCGAGGCAACCGTGAGCCGGCCCAGACCGGGCCGGGTGAACACCGTCTCGACGACGACGGCTCCGGCGAGCACGTTGCCCACCACGTAGCCGAGCACCGTCAGCGCGGGTATGACGGCGTTGCCGAGCGCGTGTCGCAGGTGCACCGCGGCCGGGCCGACCCCCTTGGCCCGCGCGGTGGTGACGAACGGCGCCTCCAGGGTCTGGCCGAGGCTCTTCGCCAGCACCTGGGCGATCAGCGCACCGGTCGGCAGGCCGAGCGTGATCGCCGGGAGCACCAGCGCGGCGACTCCCCGGTCACCGACCGACGGGAGCCAGCCGAGCCGGAACGAGAACAGCTGCACCAGCATCAGCCCGATCCAGAACACCGGCAGCGACACCGCCAGCGACGGCAGCCCGGCCAGCACCTGACGCAGCCACGGGCGGCGGGTCCAGGTCGCGGCGACGGCGACGGCGGTGCCGCCGACGATCGCCACCAGCAGCGCCGCCCCCGCCATCTGCAGGGTCGGGGGCAGCGCCTCGGCGATCGCCGACCGGACGGGCTGCCCGGTGGCGAACGAGGTCCCGAGATCGCCCTGCACCGCGGCCAGCAGCTTCGTCACGTACTGGACGATCAGCGGCTGGTCGAGCCCGTAGCGGGCGCGCAGCTCGTCCAGCTCGGCCGGGCCGAGCTGCTCGCCGTCCCCGGCCCCGGCGGCCATGGTGGCCACCGGGTCGCCGGGGAGCAGGTAGAGCACGACGAACGACACCGTCCACGCCGCCCATGCGACGACGGCGGCCAGGCCGAGCCGGCGCAGCAGATACGGGGTGTTCATGCCGCCTCCGCGGGAAAAAGCACGTCGGCGGTACTCATGCCGCCTCCGCGGGAAAAAGCACGTCGGCGGTACTCATCCGGACTTCCAGGTGTCGTGCAGCTGGATCCGCGACGACGCGTCGAAGGCGACGTCGTGCGCCGTCGGGCCGACACCGAGCACTGTGGTCAGCTCGACCACCGGCACGTTGTGCCTGCCCTCGGCGAGCAGCCGCTGCGCCGTCCCGGCCAGCTCGGCACGCCGGGCCTCGTCGGTGGTGGCGGCCTGGCCGGCCAGCGCGTCGTCGAGCGGGCTCGGCGGGAGCCGGTAGTAGTTGTTCCCGCCGGTCCAGTACTGCGACCGGAGAATGTCCGGGTCAGCCCGGGTCAGGTTGCCCCACAGGGCGACGAAGTCGCCGTTCTGCTGGATGACCGGGGACTCGGAGATCTGCACCTCGCGCAGCTGCAGGTCGATCCCGATCCGGCGCAGCTGCTGCTGGATCAGCTCCAGCGACGGCTTGGCGGTCGCGATGTTCTGCGCGAAGGTCAGCGGCAGGGTGAGCGGCCGGCCGTCCTTGACCCGGATGCCGTCCGGCCCGGGCACCCAGCCCGCGGCGTCCAGTGCGGCGGTGGCCGCCGCCGCGTCGTGCTCGATCAGCGCGGACTGATCGGCGTAGCCCGGCGTGGTCGAGGACAGCGAGCTGGTCGCCGCGACGGTCTGCGTCGGGTGCACGGCGGTCACCAGCTCGGCCCGGTCGATGCCCCGCGACACGGCCTCGCGGACCGCGGCGTCGGCGCCCAGCGGGGTCTCGTGGTTGAAGCTGATCCCGAACGGGATGCCCGGGTTCGGCCGGGCCGCCAGCTCGACACCGGCGGCGGTCAGCGGCGCCTCGTCCTGCTGCCCGACGCTGGCGATCGCGTCGATCTCGCCGGACTGCAGGCTGCCCGAGCGCACACCGGACTCCGGGACGACCCGGAACTCGGCACGATCGAGATAGGCCTCGCCGGGCCGGGTGAACAGCGACGAGCCCCAGTCGTAGCCGGCGCGCTTCGCCAGGACGGTGACGTCGTCCTTCACGTACGACTCGAGGGTGAACGGCCCGGAGCCGATCACTCCGGCGCAGCGCTCCTCATCGGTCCCGGCGACGCTCGCCGGGGAGAGCAGGCCCAGGCTGTGCGTCGAGGTGCCCTGCAGGAACTGCACGTTCGGCTGCTCGAAGCGCACGGTGAACTCGGTCGGGCTCGCGACGTCGGTACCCGCGTACCCGGCGAGGTAGCCCTTCGGCAGGACCCCGCGGGCGCCGAGCTCGGGGATCCGGTCGAAGTTGGCCTGCACCGCCTCGGCGTCGACCGGGGTGCCGTCGGAGAAGGTCGCCCCCTCGCGCAGGGTGAACGTCCAGGCGGTCGCGTCGTCGTCGGAGGACCACTCGGTGGCCAGCCACGGGACGATCTCGCCGGTCTCCGGGTCCTGGTCGGTGAGCGAGTCGACGACCTGGCGCAGCGAGTAGATCGAGTCGTTCGACGCCACCTGCTGCGGATCGGCGCAGCCCTGGTCGGAGGAGACCGCGAACACCAGCGTCCCGCCGGGCCGCGGCTCCCCGGCGGCCGCGCCGGCGGCACCGGAGCCGCAGGCGGTCAGGGTCAGCGCGGTGGCCGCGAGCAGCACCGCGCCGCGGCCTGCGGGGAGCCCGGGCAGCGGCACCCGCCACGGGAACGACGGACGGCGCAGCTTCACGACGCCACCGCCGCGCGCCGCCCGGAGTTCCGGCGCTCACCGAACCGGGCGGGCGGTGCGAGGCCGAGGTTCTCGCGCAGTGTGCCGCCGTCGTAGCCGGTCCGGAACACGCCGCGCTCCTGCAGGATCGGCACCACCCGCTCGACGATCTCGTCGAGCCCGGACGGAGTGACGTGCGATCCGAGGATGAAGCCGTCGCTCGCGTCGGACTGCACGTAGCGGTCGATCTCGTCGGCGACGTGCTCCGGGGTGCCGACGAACACCGCCCGGTCGAAGACGTGCTTCACGGTCTCACGCAGGCTGAACCCGTTGGCCGCGGCGATCTCCCGCCAGGCGGCCGCGGTGGCGTGCGGATCCTGGGTGAGCGGGGCCCGGCCCTCGATCCAGCGCGGCGCCTCCGGGGTGGGGTCGACGTCGGGCAGCGGGCCG is from Pseudonocardia autotrophica and encodes:
- a CDS encoding ABC transporter permease; amino-acid sequence: MNTPYLLRRLGLAAVVAWAAWTVSFVVLYLLPGDPVATMAAGAGDGEQLGPAELDELRARYGLDQPLIVQYVTKLLAAVQGDLGTSFATGQPVRSAIAEALPPTLQMAGAALLVAIVGGTAVAVAATWTRRPWLRQVLAGLPSLAVSLPVFWIGLMLVQLFSFRLGWLPSVGDRGVAALVLPAITLGLPTGALIAQVLAKSLGQTLEAPFVTTARAKGVGPAAVHLRHALGNAVIPALTVLGYVVGNVLAGAVVVETVFTRPGLGRLTVASVGVQDIPVVQGVVLFAALTFVVVNLLVDLAYPLLDPRVAVTAGAR
- a CDS encoding ABC transporter substrate-binding protein, which encodes MKLRRPSFPWRVPLPGLPAGRGAVLLAATALTLTACGSGAAGAAAGEPRPGGTLVFAVSSDQGCADPQQVASNDSIYSLRQVVDSLTDQDPETGEIVPWLATEWSSDDDATAWTFTLREGATFSDGTPVDAEAVQANFDRIPELGARGVLPKGYLAGYAGTDVASPTEFTVRFEQPNVQFLQGTSTHSLGLLSPASVAGTDEERCAGVIGSGPFTLESYVKDDVTVLAKRAGYDWGSSLFTRPGEAYLDRAEFRVVPESGVRSGSLQSGEIDAIASVGQQDEAPLTAAGVELAARPNPGIPFGISFNHETPLGADAAVREAVSRGIDRAELVTAVHPTQTVAATSSLSSTTPGYADQSALIEHDAAAATAALDAAGWVPGPDGIRVKDGRPLTLPLTFAQNIATAKPSLELIQQQLRRIGIDLQLREVQISESPVIQQNGDFVALWGNLTRADPDILRSQYWTGGNNYYRLPPSPLDDALAGQAATTDEARRAELAGTAQRLLAEGRHNVPVVELTTVLGVGPTAHDVAFDASSRIQLHDTWKSG